AAATCTCTATTATAGAGGTGAAAATGTTCTAAAATATGTCTCTAAAACAGAGTTATTCTATTTTAGAAGAAAATATAGAGGAAATTTACTTTTTACCAATATATTTAGAGGTGAAAATATATATCACTATAATTTTTCCTATAAATAAAGAAACTTTATTATAGAGGCATACATTGGAGCATTTTCACCTCTATAATAGAGTTTCTCTATTTTAGAAAAAAATATAGAGATAAAAATAGGGTTGAATTGGAGATGGTATAAAAGCTATGTTTTGTTGTAAGTCGGCTCTTGCGACATTTGGATCTACTATCCCAATTAAAGATCAAAATTTATATATATTTTTAACATGAGGTTATCATATATTTACGGAAAGAACTTAGACCACTGGTAGAATTTTTTCAGGCATTCAAATAAATTGTAAATAATGAGTTCATATCTATGTGGTCACACGATAAAATGTAATAGAATTAATGTTTTCGAATTCGGATTTTTAGCAACTTAAATCTCACATGCCACTATACCACGTCGTTAATATTTTGCATGACTCATTATAAATATCATTAACTAATTAGATGATTAACACGATTATTTATTTAGTTTCTTTTGGAGAAAAAGGGATATAGTAGAATAGCGGTATGAAAGAGCAGTCATGTACGATAGCCATAAGAGGAGTGGTGGACATGTGCCCTCAGATCTAGTAAGCGCCATTTACCGCAGTCGACGCGTTTTCTGTTAACTTATTCTAATGCATATTCCAACTCAATATCAGATTTATCAACGTCCGGTTCAGATGCTCTTGGATTTGGAAGTTGGAATCTGTTACGCTTTTTTCTTAATTAAGTTGTACGTTACTAAAGAAAAAATGTACTAGTGTTACTTTTTGGTGAAACTATTCATTCATACCCACGGTAAATAAATTGCACGTATAGACTATAGACACGAGAGAAGAACAAATAAATTAATAGAGCTACAGAAAGTAACAAACCATAAAGAACGGGAAGACTAAACATAATCAATTTTGTAAATTTTATATTTTCTGACATGGGTTTAACTTAATTTGCAAACTGCTGACAACAATTTATTTACATGTTTCCAAATAAAAGCGGCCCGCTTACACTGTAGACTACAGCTGCTGATAACAATGTATTTGCATAAAGCATGGCCGCACGCACGTTTAAAACATGGTTTTACCCCTCCCCNNNNNNNNNNNNNNNNNNNNNNNNNNNNNNNNNNNNNNNNNNNNNNNNNNNNNNNNNNNNNNNNNNNNNNNNNNNNNNNNNNNNNNNNNNNNNNNNNNNNNNNNNNNNNNNNNNNNNNNNNNNNNNNNNNNNNNNNNNNNNNNNNNNNNNNNNNNNNNNNNNNNNNNNNNNNNNNNNNNNNNNNNNNNNNNNNCCGGAAAAGTTGGTTGAGACATCCACCAAAACTGTAAACGTGGCAGTGTGTGGTACTTACCTGGATATCGTCGTTTTGTATCTTTATAATATCGAGTCATGCAGTAAAAATGTCCTACCAGACAAGCTCGACCAAAATAGTGACTACAAAAAAAGAAAGAATACTACACCATTTTGCTCTTTATGGTCGACCGAAAAAGGTGTTTTAGGTGGAAAGATAACCATGCTACTATTTTAAGTAAATATCTAAGACATAATAGTCTTTATGCTCGAAAGGAAAAAGTAAAAAAGACGTTGTTCATTAGGTGCACAGTACACTGTTACCCAACGACTTGTCTTATGGTCGAAAAAAACTATACTAATATTTTAAGTTAGAACATCTTTATCCCACCAACCCAGATGGGATTTCTTAACCTTTTTTTTTTTTTTTTTTACTTTTTTCGGATTTAAAAAGAAAAAAATTAAAAACGAACCAATCGCGGACCGCCACGTATCAGTGGGATCCGCGAACAGTGTAAGAAACCCTTAAAAACCGACTACTATTCGGTAGTTTTGGTAACCTGTTTCTTAAAAGAAAGTGAGTCCTACGCGAGACCTACACGCTAAGAACCCCTCTAGTATTTTTGGATAAAGATGCTCTTGGGTGCACAGTTCACTGTTACCCAATTACTTCTCTTATGGTCGAACAAATACAGTAACTGGAGCGATGCATGTTAAATTTTTGAACCCTAAAAATAGAGAAAGACAAAAGAAGAAGCGCAGTAGCTATATTTACACCTTAAATAAGTTTTATGGATATATATATGAATATAACTAAAATTTACAAAATTTAAATTGAAGAAACAGTAGCTATATTTTTTAATTGACTTTGTTGGTGATAATATGCCTAGACATGTTTGGTTATAAACCACTTTTACAAAATTTAAATTGAAGAAACCGTAGCTTTATATGTTGGTGAATCAAGGAAAAAAATTCTAGTGATTAAAAAAAGAAGGAAATATCATAAATGGGCCCCACGGCCCAAATCCAACTTGCCTGAGACATAACCATCTTCTGTTTCTGTCTGCTTACTTTCCCTCCCTTATATAAACAAAGTATAGTGTAATCCTTCATCATCCTCATCAAGCTTCTCTTCTTCATTCAAGCTTGCTTTGATTTTTCTTCTGAAACGGTCATCGCGGCGGCGATAGATATACCTTCCGCCTCGTCGGCTCTTAACCTTTCAATCTCTCTCTAGAGATGCCTGCTGTAGCGTGCGTCGATACTGGTTACGTTTTCTCCGACGATGGCTCTCTCCCCACCGCCGCTGACGCGTTTATCCCGGCCTCACCAACTTCTTCTCGTTGGAGTCCCTCTCTCTCGGCCTCTCTTTATCGTATCGACGGTTGGGGAGCTCCTTACTTCGCGCGCCGCCAACTCTTCCGGTAACATCTCCGTTCGTCCTCATGGCGACGAGACTCTGCCTCACCAAGACATCGACCTGATGAAAGTCGTTAAGAACGTAATGGTTCCCAAATCCTCCGGTGGTTTAGGGTTGCAGCTCCCTCTCATCGTGCGGTTCCCTGACGTGTTGAAGAACAGGCTCGAGTGTCTCCAGTCCGCGTTCGATTCCGCGGTTAAGAGTCAAGGGTACGGTTCTCATTACCAGGGCGTTTTTCCGGTTAAATGCAACCAGGACCGGTTCATTGTGGAGGATATCGTGAATTTCGGTTCTCCTTTCCGGTTTGGTTTGGAAGCTGGTTCTAAACCGGAGATCCTTCTAGCTATGAGCTGCTTGTGTAAAGGCAACCCCGACGCCTTTCTCGTCTGTAACGGCTTCAAAGACGCTGAGTATGTTTCATTGGCTCTCCTCGGGAGAAAGCTTGCGTTCAACACTATGATTGTTCTCGAGCAAGAACATGAGCTTGATCTTGTTATCAACCTTAGCCAGAAGATGAACGTGAGGCCTCTCATTGGTCTACGAGCTAAGCTGAGAACCAAACAATCTAATCATTACGGCTCATATTCAGGTGAAAAGGGCAAGTTTGGATTGACTAGTACTCAGATTGTTAGTGTCGTGGCGAAGCTTAGCGAGTCTGGTATGCTTGACTGTCTCCAGCTCTTGCATTTTCACATTGGCTCAATGATTCCATCGTCTTCGTTGCTATCTCATGGTGTCTCCGAAGCTGCTCAGATTTACTGTGAGCTTGTGCGTCTTGGCGCACATATGAAAATTATTGATGTTGGTGGTGGTTTGGGGATAGACTACGACGGGTCTAAGTCTGGTGAACCTGATCAGTCTGTTACTTATACACTAGAGGAGTATGCTGAAGCTGTTGTATCTTCCATCAGGTACCCATCAAACTTTTAAACATTCGCTAAGGGCAGATTATTCTACATAAAATTTAAGGGCATGTTTAAAAAATACTCTTTCTATTGATAAGATACACTTTTTGAAAAGTTAATTTACAATGAAAAATTTCGCTAATAACTTAACAAATATTTTGTTAATTTGTTAGAATTTTATGTATTTAAAATACTTTGCATTTAAATCAATGCTTTTAAATTTGAACCAACTCTGCGATCAAACCAGTTAATCCGGTGATCCGATAATTCGATTTAGGTTTTTAAAAATGTCCATATTTACAAAAATCACTAAAACCCGAAACTAACCGATTGAACTGATAGATGACCGATATGTAATGCAATTTGATTAAAAGATTTATTGTTTCATAATTCTTCACCTTTTAATCCAAATTTTAAAGTTCATTGTTTTGCAATTTTATGAAATTATAACATTTCTACAAAATTTTGATAGAGAAAATGATAGATATAAAATAATTAACAACTATAAATATGCCTTGATCATATTACTCATTTTCATATAGCTTAATTAATTTTATTATAATTGTTTTGTGTAATTTATCTTGTTAATAATTTATATTATAATCAGTTGAAATTTGTTGTTAACAATTAGTGTTAAGCATTTTTCTTTTGAAAACATATATTTGAAATTTTTTCATAATTATTTTTGTTAATATATTTATTGTACAATGTATAACGTTATACATATATATATATATATATATAAATATATATTATGTAATGGATATTATTGAATTATTATGTTACTTAAATAATGGATATAACCATTATTTAGTAAATACAAATAAAATAATATGTTAATTTAATTGATTTCTTATTGATTGAAATGTTTTTGTAGTATTTAAACATGTAAAAATAAGTTCTATTTTTTTTTATATAAATTATTTGATTTTTTTGATTATTTAATTTATTTAAATAATTTGAAAAACAATTTGTTAGTAATTGTTAAAAAGATGAGTTCTAATATTTTATATTGTTTGAACACAAGATTAATTGTAGTGTTATTTGAAAACATGGATCATAGTATAAAAAAAGAAACATATTGTTTGGAAAAATGAAAAGTAGTATAAAGAAAGGAATATTAGTGATTTAATGTAGGTTTGACTATAAAGTAAAAATGTGTATTTAATATAAAAACTTACAAAATAAAAGTTAGGTCCAACACAATGTTTTTGTTTTAATAATGTAGATTCTTATTGATTGAAATGTTTTTGTAGTATTTAAACATGTAAAAATAAGTTATATTTATTTTGTTTGTTTTATAAATTATTTGATTTTTAAAAAAAAAATTGAAAAAAAATTGTTAGCAATTATTAAAAAGACGAGTTCTAATATTTTATATTGTTTGGACACAAGATTAATTATAGTGTTGTTTGAAAACATGGATAATAGTATAAAGAAAAAATATATTGTTTCGAAACATGAGTAGTAGTATAAAGAAAAGAATATTAGTGATTTAATGTATGTTTAACTATAAAATAAAAATGTGTATTTAATTTAAAAACTTACAAAATAAATAATAGGTCCAACACAATGTTTATGTTTTAATAATATAGATACTAGTTGATAATCTGCGCGGATGCAGTGGGATGAGTTTTAGCTACTAATGATCGATGCATGTTAGCTTTATATTTTTCTCAGACAGTTACATCGAGTCATAAGTCCAAAAAATGTTACATGTTGTGGACATATATTATAATGATGATGCATATCGGGCCAAGATGTTGATAAACTGGTTTCGTAAAAGCCCAATTAATTAAACGTTGGGGCTGAAACAATACATAAGAAAAATCCATCTATAGTCCACTCTTTTACCATATATAGAAAGGACAAACATTGATAGAGTTGACTTAAAATCGAAAAAGAACTTAAGGTTTTGGTTGATATCATACTTCTTTGACTCTGCACAGGTGATTTCTTGTCTAAATCTACAATATGTGTGCTTAATATAGTGATTTTGTTAACTCACATCTATTTTATCTTTGTTATAATTTCACGTAAGCTTTTTTGGAAAATATGAGTTTCGATCGATTGAGAGAAGATTTTAACTGTAATACATCAACAGAGATCAACGTATTGCGAGAAAAGAACATTATGTATACAAATTATTTTTAGATATTATTATATATTTTATGTTCATTTACGCATTATCAAAAAATAAATAAATGAATAATTGAGAAGCGAATAAAATTTATGTACATAATTAAACCGGAGTATAGATAGTAAATAAATCAAAACAATTATTTTATTTAATTTATATGGTATATAATTAAATTTAAATGATATTAACATAGACATATAGTGTATTTTAATATGAATAATTGATTGAAACATTTTATTCCTTTTCATATGATTTTATTAACATTTTTATATTTTTTTGTAACAAAAAGCCTTTAAAGCCATTAAACATTCTCACCCACTAATAACGTAATTAAATTTTATTGAAAGAAGTAAAATGAACCAGATTGTCTAGATTAGGGGTGGGTGTTCGGGTAGCCATTCAAGTTCAGTTCAAATCTATTCGGTTTAAAGATTTCAGCTTCATTTGGGTATTTCTAAATTTTGGTTCGGGTTCGGTTCGGGTATGGATAACCCATTTAAATTATTTTTATAATTTTAATATTTATTATATGCTTAAAATTTCTCAAAATCTGTAAAACAAAATAATATATTACATATAAATTTGTATAATATATGTCAAAATACCTAAAATTAACATATAAATTGGTTTGATTTCAATATTTGGATAGAAAATCAATAGATATTTCAAGTATTTTGGTGTTTTGAATATATTTTAGCTATTTTAGACATTTACTTTTGACTATTTATCTATATTCTCAAGTATTTTAAACAACTTAAAAATATCTTATATATTTTGGATGTTTTTAATATATATTAAATCTAAAAATAAGTAATATATTTAGATATATCTATTTCGGTTACATTTGGGTATCCAAGATACTTTGATTCGGGTCGGGTTCGGTTTCGGTTCTTTAGATACCAAAATTTTGAACCCGTTCGGATATTTAATCAATTTCGGTTCGGGTTCGATACTACTTTTTCGGATCGGGTTTGGTTCGATTCTTCAGATCCGGGTTTTTTGCCCAGCCCTAATCTAGATGAAGAAGTAGAAACTTGAAGAACTGATCGTATTTAAGTTGAAAATCATTCCAAAACCTCGTCAAAACGAAAGAAAAAAAACTGACATAGAGGAAGAGAAGTCGATCATTCAATCAAAATATAAAACAAACCGGTATTAAACCATTAATCGCAAAAATTTTAGTGAGAGATTTTTTTATTATTTTAGTAATTTATAATTGTTTAAAAAAAATCAAAATAAATTTCAAAATTAAAATATTTAGGTCGCAATATCTTTTCAATGAAATTTCGAAACTAACATATATGTGTTTTTATATGATATATATAGTTAACTTAAGCGATATTAAAGTATATATATTTAATCTGAATATGTATTACATGATACTTCATATTCATATGATTTTATCATTTGTGTCTTTTTATAACTAAAAAGTAAACCATTGTTGATAAAGTTTTATTGTAACACTTTTAACAGTTTTAATAATTTATAATCATTTTGAGAAATCAAAATATAACATATAAGAAAAAAATCTAGATTTTTAATGATATAAGGAAAGAAAATAAAATATTATTTTATGTATTACTAATCAATTTGATAGTTAATTTAATAAAAAATATAATCTATATTTAAATGGACCAACTTATTTTTTTTAAAGATTCTGAGAATTATCTTAGTGATAACACGTGGCTACACTTAAAAGTTGTAATGTTCCATGATTTATATATAGATGATTCTTAAGACTTCTTTGCGATGATCATAATTTTAAATTTTATAATCAACTAATTGCAATGCAAATTATATCCATCTTAAAAAAAAACATTTTCCTTTTTATTTAATTTTTTTGTCTCTTATTGCTTATTTTTTTATTGATAATCATTGTGATACAAAATATACTATTCCTAGCTAATCCAAAATCACTATTAATGTCATTGTGATTACTTTCTCTTTGTATACTATTATTTATTTTAAAATCTGTACATAAATACTTATGATTAAAACTTCGAATACATATTATATACTAAAATAAACCTATATGGTACATTTTGTTTTACAGTTATGTATACCAAATAAATCATTTTCGGTAAATTTTTCTATCAAGAAACTAATTTACGAAAATAACTATTTTGTAATATTTTACTGTAAATAATTAAATAAGTAATTATGATAATATTTTACAGGTACGTATGTCACCGGAGATCGGTGAAACATCCGGTGATATGCAGTGAAAGTGGAAGAGCAATAGTCTCTCATCATTCTGTGTTGATCTTTGAAGCTGCCTCCGATGTTAAACCAGTGGCTCACCAACCGAAGCCTGATGATATTCAATTCCTGCTCCAACGTGAGGAGGATCTATACGCGGCTGTGATGCGTGGAGACCAAGAAAGCTCTCTACTTTACGTTGAACAGCTGAAACAGAGATGTCTTGAAGAATTCAAAGAGGGTGTTTTGAGCATCGAGCAGTTAGTTTCTGTTGATGGGTTATGCGAATGGGTTTTGAAGGCTATAGGCGGGTCTGATCCGGTTCAGACTTACAACATGAACCTATCGATTTTCACTTCGACCCCTGACCATTTGGGGATGGGACAGCTGTTTCCTATCGTTCCTATCCATAAGCTCGACCAAAAGCCCGGGGCTCGTGGGGTCTTGTCTGATTTAACGTGTGACAGTGATGGGAAGATCGTTAAGTTCATAGGCGGCGAGTCTAGCTTGCCGTTGCACGAGATAGACAGTTATGGAGGTGGAGGAAGGTACTTATTGGGTCTATTCCTTGGAGGGTCTTATGAGGAGACTATGGGTGGAGTCCATAATCTATTTGGCGGGCCAAGCGTTGTCCGTGTCTCGCAGAGCGATGGACCACATAGCTTTGTAGTGACCAGAGCCGTGTCTGGCCAGCCCTCTTCTGATGTTCTCCGAGCAGTGCAGCATGAGCCCGAGATAATGCTTCAGACACTAAAGCACCGAGCAGAGGAAGTGATGCATACCAAAGGAAGTGGTGAAGAAGATGAGAATGAGTACAAGAACGTGGCTGCTTGTCTCGACCGTTCGTTCCACAACATGCCGTATCTCGCGACCGAGGAGGGCATCAGTGAGTAACCAACCACTCTCTTTCAGCTGCGATCAATAACTTTGGCTTTTAGCACTTCGACGATGACGGCTTTGACTACCTATGAGTGTGAGAAAGGTGGACGTTTAGTTTGTTTTTGCAGTTTAATTTTCATTTTAAGTTTCTTCAATAAATTATTGGAATAATCAAATGACGAGATCCATCGTTGTATTTGTTTAAATTGTAAAATTCAGATTTTTTTATTTTATTTTATTTATCAAAAACATCAACATTAAATATAAATGTATATGTCACAATTAACTTTAAATTATATCATCGCCATTAATATATCATATCATCATTTTCTTTCAAAATCAATATGGTAATGACGTATATTAAGTAAATTTTCAAATAATATCTAGATAAGTTTTTTTGATACCATGTTCTAGTAATAGTTTATTGTTAATTTCTCAACTCCTGAATGATAATTTTTTAGATTTATTTTTATAACACAAATATTTTTTTATAGAATTTAAAGATAATTTGGGTACTTGATATTAATTAGTTGTAAAATTGTAACACTTTAATTAGAATTATTTTAACTTATTAAATATAATTTATTGATAGTTATTAGAAATTATTTAATAAAAATAAATAAAAACTTTAATAAAAACATTTATTACATTTTTAATACTCTAAAAATTAATCTTGAGAGAATTGTTATTTATTTTCTCTGTGATTTCTTCTACTCATGCGGATAAGGGACTAGGACGACCATCTCTAGTTGGAATATACACCACTGATCGATATGCAAGATTTTTCACGTGTATAAATCTTTCTGGAAATATTTAATGCAGGGCCACAACTTAAGACCTCGCCCCTTGAACCTCTGTCAGACAGTGAAATGCAGGGCCACAACTCAAGACGCCCCGCGCCCCTTGGGATCTCTGTTAGGGCATTATTAGCAGTAAGACCGTTTCATCTAATTCCTATGTTCATCTCTATATTTATATAGAAATTCTATTATATATATGTTTAGTTTGTTCTAATTTATATATGTTTCTATAGTAGAGGTTTTTCTATTTTGAACGAATATATAAAAAAAGAATTCCATCCTTAAATAGGGATAAAAATAATATTTATCTATATTTTCTTCTAAAAATAGAAAAATCTACTACATGACATACATTATAGTAAAACAGTTTTTATAACAGAATTCTCTGTTTTTTTTAAATATTTATAAATGTACATTAGAAATGTTCTAAAAGACCACAAGAGTCTTACAAAAATTTAATTTAACTGGTTTTAATAAACTGAATCAATCAATTGTTACTCGTGTTAATTATATGAGACTCTAATTATATAATGCTAACACTAATATCAGATCATCTTTTGATATTAATTTATTTATAGATTTTTGCAGAAATTTGCTATACTTACACGTGAAATAATTTTCATGGATATATATATATATATATAACTAAAATTTGGTGTCAGATATTACAAATTTTAAACTGAAGAAGCAGTAGCTATATTTTTAATTGACTTTGTTAGTGATATATGCGAGACATGTTTGGTTAAAAGCTACTTTTAAATTTTAATAAGCTAAAAGAGCGCCCATGTGAATCCAGTTAATAATTTCTAGTGATTGAAAAAAATAGATACCATGATTAACTCGCAGTTTTAAGAACTCCGTCCTAAGAATCCGGGTTAAGAGCATCCGCATTAATGAACTCCTTTTTGGGGTTCATATGATTTTTTTAATATTTTTTGATGGTACCATAAATAGTGATGAATTTCTATCGTTTGTGTATCTGCATTAGTGAACCTGAAAAAGGGGTTCATAGGAATAAAATAATATTATTTTTTTTAATATTTGAAAACTTTTTATTCAATACATTAAGAATATTCAAATACATTAAGAATATTAATGAACATAGAAAGATTATTCATCTACATTACCAAACTTTTTCCATACATTTTCAACTAAATCCGCTTTCAAAAGATGATGTTTCTCTGAATCCCGAACTTCATTGCGAACGCCTAACATATTACCTATATTAAAACTTGTTCTCGTTTTCACCTTGGAACTTCTGCTTGACTCTCCTGACTCGAACTCAGATGTATCAATTTGGGTATATCTGTCTCGTTCGTTCTCTACTATCATATTGTGCAATATGACACAACTTCTCATAATCCATCCTATCTTTTCCTTGTCCCATAGTAGAGCTGGATTTTTAACTATTGCGAACCTTGATTGCAATACTCCAAAAGCCCGTTCGACATCTTTTCTGGTGGATTCTTGACGTTCGGCAAATAGCTCTGCTTTAGGACCTTGAGGGAGTGGGATGGATTGGATAAATGTTGACCAATTTGGATAAATCCCGTCAGTAAGGTAGTAGGCCATACGATAAGTGTGGTTGTTGACCTTGAACTTCACTTTTGGTGCTCGACCTTGTAAAATATCATCAAAAACTGGTGACCGATCAAGAACATTGATATCGTTGAGGGTACCTGGTAATCCGAAAAATGCGTGCCATATCCAAAGATCTTGTGATGCAACAGCTTCTAAGACAATTGTCGGCTTTCCTGAACCACGTGTGTTGAAGGTGTGGTGATAGTTGAGAAGAATCGTGGTGATGGTTGAGAAAAATCGTGGTGAAACAACAATTAATATATAGAGAAGTGAAAGAGTTGTTGCACAAACAGAAGTGAGAAACATCGATTATATAAAGAGACATATTTTACATGTTGATCGGGTACATACACCCGTGAGTACAAAATAGAACCCGTGGGTACATACACCCGTGAGTTCAAAACACAACCTGTGGGTACATACACCCATTAAAGCCGATGAAGTTAAAAGAAGTGTAGAAAGATTCAAAATTCTACACTCACCCGTGAATCAAACAGAGAACCCGTGACCTGATACCAAAAGAGAACCCGTGATCAGATAGAGACCCTACTAACAACACGTCCACACGCACGCATCCACCTATCGCAACCCGTGACCTGCAAACCTGCAAACCTGCAACCCAAAGCATATTCAGCAAATATCAAATGCAATCAAGTTCATATCAAGCATTATCCAACTAAAAAATTAACTTAAAAATTCATATCAAATGCAATTAACCAACTGACCCTATCAAAGCATTTCAGAAATGAGTTTATTTTTAAGAGACACTTCTTGTGGAGAAAGTGTAGCTTCAGTTTTTGCTAGCAAGCGATCAAGGATTTTCTGTTTGGATATAGTATTTTTCGCAGCTAATATGCTCTCTATCTGATCAAAAGCTGCTTCATTCGTGTGCTTCTTGCGTTTGGCTGCTTTGCTAGCCTTAACGCCAGGAGGCCTAACATCTTGGTCCACAGGAACCTCCTCTGCCGGTTCCTTCCTTTTCTCCTTTGCACCATCTTTCGAGAATGAGTGTGATCTCCATTTTTGATCAAACCTAAGCTCCCTCCAACAATGTTCCATACTGAACTTGACAAGATAGTCGTTAAAGAAGATGTCATGGGCAGCCTTCATGACATCATTCTCATTTTGCCTACTAGCTTGCTCCTTCAGCGCGGCTTCATGGCTTCCAACAAACTTGCATACCTGCTCATTAACCCTTCCCCACCTCTGCTTACATTGACTCCACTCCCTAGGAATGGAGCCAATGAGCAGAGGACTAGCATTGACATACTCCTCTATGCGCTTCCAGAACGTGCCTGCCTTCTGCTCGTTACTCACGATTGGATCCTTGCTGGTGTTCAACCAAGCACTGATCAAGACAACGTCTTCTTTGGTTGTCCACTTTCGCTTTGACGCCGGTTTAGGAACCTCAGAACACCCTAAGTCTATTGTTTGACTGCTCTGAGAGACTAGTAGGTTAACCAACCCGGGAGAGTTAAAGTTAAAAGGATCCATTTAGATTTTAGATAAATGGGTTTAAACTTTGGTTTGTGTTTTCAGAAGAAGATTGCCTATGATTTTATACTAGTTTTGACTTTGAAAGGACAAAAAATTAAAGTGGGTCTAACCACCGAACATTGATTAAAGTTTTTAAAACTACAACTACAACACATACAATATTCAATAAACATCAAATCAGTTCTAATTCAACTCTACCTAGCAGTCGAATTGATTACGCAACCAACCAAAACACAAGTACACGGGGTTAACACTCAACCATTCATCAACATTCATTTCAAATTCAACTCAACCTAGTACACATAGTTCAGTTCAAATTCAACTCTAACTAGCACTCGAATTGATTAAGCTTGAGTGTTACCTTTTTTTTCAGTCGAAGCATAGCTTCTCCAAGTCCGCGACCTGCACTGAGAGGTTATAAACCTGCCCAGTGAGGTTATCAACCTCCCCATTGAGGGCTTTAACCTCTGCCTGGACATGTAAAAAACAATCACAATTTGTTAGTCCGTTAATAAAAAAATAAAATATTACAAATTTTAAACAAAAAACATGCAAGTCACATTACCTCCAGCCTCTCAATCTGGTTATTGACCTCCGGGACCCAGTTGATCACCAACTCAACCTCCTCCAGACGCTTTGTGAGACGTTCGATATGCTCCTGGACACCAATCACCCAAGGCTGACGGTAATGAAACCCATCAGCCTTGTTAACCACAAAAACACATGTGAGAATCTCGTTAGAAACTCAATTAAATGGAAATAATTTAATTGAAAAGAAGCGCTTA
This sequence is a window from Brassica oleracea var. oleracea cultivar TO1000 chromosome C1, BOL, whole genome shotgun sequence. Protein-coding genes within it:
- the LOC106328949 gene encoding glutathione S-transferase T3-like, whose translation is MDPFNFNSPGLVNLLVSQSSQTIDLGCSEVPKPASKRKWTTKEDVVLISAWLNTSKDPIVSNEQKAGTFWKRIEEYVNASPLLIGSIPREWSQCKQRWGRVNEQVCKFVGSHEAALKEQASRQNENDVMKAAHDIFFNDYLVKFSMEHCWRELRFDQKWRSHSFSKDGAKEKRKEPAEEVPVDQDVRPPGVKASKAAKRKKHTNEAAFDQIESILAAKNTISKQKILDRLLAKTEATLSPQEVFAGLQVTGCDRWMRACGRVVTGSLFDSRVVF